One Streptomyces sp. V4I8 genomic window carries:
- a CDS encoding MerR family transcriptional regulator: protein MRIGELAAAVGVTTRTVRHYHHQGLLPEPERRPNGYRDYTLRHAVVLARIRRLTELGLGLSEVRDVLAEDAGKDLVEVLTELDEDLARQEDAIRERRARLRALLETEGGLPAEGPVSPRLAALFQDMAHVVSDSPMAAKDREMLALIETTADPEGREELMGALGSALARPGGKERALAAYALLDQLVDADPTDPRVDEAARALADCLPRDLLPEPLEVDPDNSFLRAFYADFAPAQAEAIRRTLHMLTEGDGP, encoded by the coding sequence ATGCGGATCGGAGAACTCGCCGCCGCCGTCGGCGTCACCACGCGCACGGTGCGGCACTACCACCATCAGGGGCTGCTGCCGGAGCCGGAGCGGCGCCCGAACGGGTATCGGGACTACACCCTGCGGCACGCGGTCGTGCTGGCCCGGATTCGGCGGCTGACGGAGCTGGGGCTGGGGCTCTCGGAGGTGCGGGACGTGCTCGCCGAGGATGCCGGGAAGGATCTGGTCGAGGTGCTCACCGAGCTCGATGAGGATCTGGCACGGCAGGAGGATGCCATCCGGGAGCGGCGGGCGCGGTTGCGGGCCTTGCTGGAGACGGAGGGCGGGCTTCCGGCGGAAGGGCCCGTGTCGCCTCGGCTGGCGGCCCTGTTCCAGGACATGGCGCACGTCGTCTCCGACTCCCCCATGGCCGCCAAGGACCGCGAGATGCTCGCCCTGATCGAGACCACGGCCGATCCCGAGGGGCGGGAGGAGCTCATGGGCGCGCTGGGGAGCGCGCTGGCCCGGCCGGGCGGCAAGGAGCGTGCCCTCGCCGCCTACGCCCTGCTCGATCAGCTCGTCGACGCCGACCCCACCGACCCGCGCGTGGACGAGGCGGCGCGCGCCCTCGCCGACTGCCTGCCCCGCGATCTGCTCCCGGAGCCGTTGGAGGTCGACCCCGACAACAGTTTCCTGCGTGCCTTCTACGCCGACTTCGCCCCGGCCCAGGCGGAGGCCATCCGCCGTACCTTGCACATGCTCACGGAAGGAGACGGGCCGTGA
- a CDS encoding Uma2 family endonuclease, with protein MAHEPLTQEEVLLEGFLALDTPEGFRAELIEGEIVVTPPPDGDHEDYINVIVKQVIRRARTDMDFSGNKGLRLKSGDTCPKNHAVPDTTFAPTHLRLFRGADSWMPCEGVAMVVEVTSSKPKADREAKCRCYARGGIPLYLLVDRDTSQITLFSAPEKDDYRQHSTLPFGKPLALPEPFAFDLDTTDFL; from the coding sequence ATGGCCCACGAGCCGCTCACGCAGGAAGAGGTCCTGCTGGAGGGCTTTCTCGCCCTGGACACCCCGGAGGGTTTCCGGGCTGAGCTGATCGAGGGGGAGATCGTTGTGACACCGCCGCCGGACGGGGATCACGAGGACTACATCAATGTGATCGTGAAACAGGTGATCCGGCGGGCCCGGACCGACATGGACTTCTCCGGTAACAAGGGACTGAGACTTAAGAGCGGAGACACCTGCCCGAAGAATCACGCGGTGCCGGATACGACCTTTGCACCCACGCACCTTCGACTCTTCCGGGGTGCCGATTCCTGGATGCCATGCGAGGGCGTTGCGATGGTTGTTGAGGTCACGTCCTCCAAGCCGAAGGCCGATCGCGAGGCCAAATGCCGCTGCTACGCACGCGGTGGCATCCCCCTGTACCTGCTCGTCGATCGTGACACCTCTCAGATCACCCTGTTCAGTGCCCCGGAGAAAGACGATTATCGTCAGCACTCCACCCTCCCATTTGGCAAGCCGCTTGCTCTCCCGGAGCCCTTCGCCTTCGACCTGGACACCACGGACTTTCTCTGA
- the eda gene encoding bifunctional 4-hydroxy-2-oxoglutarate aldolase/2-dehydro-3-deoxy-phosphogluconate aldolase: MASPLPASVLDLAPVVPVVVIEDVCDAVPLARALVAGGLPAIEVTLRTPAAPAAIREIAAAVPDAVVGAGTVITPDQVNASVAAGARFLVSPGWTDVLLGAMRASGVPFLPGVSTTSEVVALLERGVREMKFFPAEAAGGTAYLKSLNGPLPQARFCPTGGIGPATAPSYLSLPNVACVGGSWMLPADAVAARDWARVEELARAAAGLRSSPAQV; encoded by the coding sequence ATGGCCTCTCCCCTGCCCGCCTCCGTGCTGGATCTCGCCCCCGTCGTGCCGGTCGTCGTCATCGAGGACGTCTGCGACGCCGTACCGCTGGCGCGGGCGCTCGTCGCCGGCGGGCTCCCCGCGATCGAGGTGACGCTGCGGACGCCGGCGGCACCGGCCGCGATCCGGGAGATCGCCGCCGCGGTGCCGGACGCGGTGGTCGGGGCCGGCACGGTCATCACGCCGGACCAGGTGAACGCCTCCGTCGCGGCCGGGGCGCGCTTTCTGGTGAGCCCGGGCTGGACGGACGTACTGCTGGGGGCGATGCGGGCGTCCGGGGTGCCTTTCCTGCCGGGGGTGTCGACCACGTCGGAGGTCGTGGCGCTGCTGGAGCGCGGGGTGCGGGAGATGAAGTTCTTCCCGGCCGAGGCGGCGGGGGGTACGGCGTACCTCAAGTCGCTGAACGGGCCGTTGCCGCAGGCCCGCTTCTGCCCGACGGGCGGGATCGGTCCGGCGACGGCTCCCAGCTATCTCTCACTCCCCAACGTCGCCTGCGTGGGCGGGAGTTGGATGCTTCCGGCGGACGCCGTGGCGGCGCGGGACTGGGCGCGGGTCGAGGAGCTGGCGCGGGCCGCCGCCGGCCTCAGAAGCTCACCCGCGCAGGTGTGA
- a CDS encoding RNB domain-containing ribonuclease — MPRRHIRVTGAPEAPLRAALTALRTELGVSGSFPPEVLAEAEQAAKAPVLPSHDATDIPFFTIDPPTSTDLDQAMHLSRQGTGYRVRYAIADVAAFVVPSGPLDREAHRRVTTLYFPDEKVPLHPTLLSEGAASLLPAQVRPAVLWTIDLDAEGRTLAVDVRRALVRSRAKLDYDGVQKQIDGGTAEEPPALLKEIGELRERLEVERGGISLNVPEQEIIERDHDHTYELAYRAPLPADGWNAQISLLTGMAAADLMLASGTGILRTLPPAPDGAVGRLRRTAHALRVDWPHHVSYASLVRSLDPHRPHHAAFLQECTTLLRGAGYTVFRDGALPAITTHSAVAAPYAHCTAPLRRLADRYASEICLAAAAGQPVPDWVGSALDALPARMAEGTRRAGTVERECVDIVEGALLKDRVGEVFDGWVVDVEERQPAVGTVQLESPAVIGRIEARDGGRLPLGERLSVRLTEAAKVRFEPA; from the coding sequence ATGCCCCGCCGCCACATCCGAGTGACCGGCGCCCCCGAGGCCCCCCTCCGGGCCGCCCTCACCGCGCTGCGTACCGAACTCGGCGTCTCCGGAAGCTTCCCGCCCGAGGTGCTGGCCGAGGCCGAGCAGGCCGCGAAGGCTCCGGTCCTCCCTTCCCACGACGCCACCGACATCCCCTTCTTCACCATCGACCCGCCCACGTCCACCGACCTCGACCAGGCGATGCACCTGTCGCGGCAGGGCACCGGCTACCGCGTCCGGTACGCCATCGCCGACGTCGCCGCCTTCGTCGTACCGTCGGGCCCCCTGGACCGGGAGGCCCACCGCCGGGTGACGACCCTCTACTTCCCTGACGAGAAGGTCCCCCTGCACCCGACCCTGCTCAGCGAGGGCGCGGCAAGTCTGCTCCCGGCCCAGGTCCGGCCCGCCGTCCTGTGGACGATCGACCTCGACGCGGAGGGCCGTACGCTCGCCGTCGACGTCCGCCGCGCCCTGGTCCGCAGCCGGGCCAAGCTGGACTACGACGGCGTGCAGAAGCAGATCGACGGTGGAACCGCCGAGGAGCCGCCGGCGCTGCTGAAGGAGATCGGGGAGCTGCGGGAGCGGCTGGAGGTGGAGCGGGGCGGGATCTCGCTCAACGTGCCCGAGCAGGAGATCATCGAGCGCGACCACGACCACACCTACGAGCTCGCCTACCGCGCCCCGCTCCCCGCCGACGGCTGGAACGCCCAGATCTCCCTGCTGACCGGAATGGCCGCCGCCGACCTGATGCTGGCGAGCGGCACGGGCATCCTGCGCACCCTCCCGCCCGCCCCCGACGGCGCCGTCGGCCGTCTGCGCCGTACCGCCCACGCCCTGCGCGTCGACTGGCCGCACCACGTCTCGTACGCCTCGCTGGTCCGCTCCCTCGACCCGCACCGCCCGCACCACGCGGCCTTCCTCCAGGAGTGCACGACGCTGTTGCGCGGAGCCGGTTACACGGTCTTCCGGGACGGCGCCCTGCCGGCCATCACCACCCACTCCGCCGTGGCCGCCCCCTACGCGCACTGCACGGCCCCCTTGCGCCGCCTCGCCGACCGCTACGCCTCCGAGATCTGCCTCGCGGCGGCAGCGGGGCAGCCGGTGCCCGACTGGGTGGGGTCCGCCCTCGACGCACTGCCCGCCCGGATGGCCGAGGGCACCCGGCGCGCGGGCACGGTCGAGCGGGAGTGCGTCGACATCGTCGAAGGGGCACTGCTGAAGGACCGGGTGGGGGAGGTGTTCGACGGCTGGGTGGTGGACGTCGAGGAACGTCAACCCGCCGTAGGAACCGTGCAGTTGGAGTCCCCGGCGGTCATCGGCCGGATCGAGGCGAGGGACGGGGGCCGCCTGCCGCTGGGGGAGCGGCTCAGCGTCCGCCTCACGGAAGCGGCGAAGGTGCGGTTCGAGCCCGCTTGA
- a CDS encoding zinc ribbon domain-containing protein yields MNAAPADQIRLLDVQALDVRKQQLAHKRRSLPEHAEIESLTKDHTQLRDLLVAAQTEESDCAREQTKAEQDVDQVRQRAVRDQQRLDSGAITSPKDLENLQHEIASLAKRQGDLEDIVLEVMERRESAQERVVELTERVGAVQGKVDDATARRDAAFEQIDGEVASVTKEREVIAAAVPADLLKLYDKLREQQGGIGAAKLYQRTCQGCRQELAITELNEIRQAAPDTVVRCENCRRILVRTAESGL; encoded by the coding sequence CTGAACGCCGCGCCCGCCGACCAGATCCGCCTCCTCGACGTCCAGGCCCTCGACGTCCGCAAGCAGCAGCTCGCGCACAAGCGGAGGTCGCTGCCCGAGCACGCCGAGATCGAGTCGCTGACCAAGGACCACACGCAGCTGCGCGACCTGCTCGTGGCCGCGCAGACCGAGGAGAGCGACTGCGCCCGCGAGCAGACCAAGGCCGAGCAGGACGTGGACCAGGTGCGCCAGCGCGCCGTCCGCGACCAGCAGCGCCTGGACTCCGGTGCCATCACCTCCCCGAAGGACCTGGAGAACCTCCAGCACGAGATCGCCTCCCTCGCCAAGCGGCAGGGCGACCTGGAGGACATCGTCCTGGAGGTCATGGAGCGCCGTGAGTCCGCGCAGGAGCGGGTCGTCGAGCTGACCGAGCGGGTCGGTGCCGTGCAGGGGAAGGTCGACGACGCGACCGCCCGCCGGGACGCCGCGTTCGAGCAGATCGACGGCGAGGTCGCCTCGGTGACCAAGGAGCGCGAGGTCATCGCCGCCGCCGTCCCGGCCGACCTGCTCAAGCTCTACGACAAGCTGCGCGAGCAGCAGGGCGGCATCGGCGCGGCCAAGCTGTACCAGCGCACCTGCCAGGGCTGCCGCCAGGAGCTCGCCATCACCGAGCTGAACGAGATCCGCCAGGCGGCGCCGGACACCGTGGTGCGCTGCGAGAACTGCCGCCGGATCCTGGTGCGTACGGCCGAGTCCGGCCTCTAG
- a CDS encoding 3-oxoacyl-ACP reductase, with amino-acid sequence MSLPLEGLSAIVTGAGRGLGRAEALELALLGAAVVVNDYGQPGRDGSGAASAAPAEEVAAEIRAAGGTALAHTGDVADFQQARALVELAVAEFGKLDILVNNAGILRDRMVFSMAEEEWDPVIRVHLKGHFNTIRFAAAHWRERSKAAGGPVYGRIVNTSSEAFLAGSAGQPNYAAAKGGIVGLTTSTALALAKYGVTANAICPRARTRMTEDVFAGLGRPEDGLDPLAPEHVAPLVGYLASPAAARVNGQLIVVHGGMVAIVERPQIAAKFDSKQETFTYDELDALLTPHYAERPSGETFGAAEVLGLKRG; translated from the coding sequence ATGTCACTGCCACTTGAGGGCCTGTCCGCGATCGTCACCGGCGCCGGCCGCGGGCTCGGGCGGGCCGAGGCGCTCGAACTCGCCCTGCTCGGCGCGGCCGTCGTCGTCAACGACTACGGGCAGCCCGGCCGCGACGGCTCGGGCGCGGCCTCCGCCGCTCCCGCCGAGGAGGTCGCCGCCGAGATCCGCGCGGCGGGCGGCACGGCACTCGCCCACACCGGGGACGTCGCCGACTTCCAACAGGCCCGCGCACTGGTCGAGTTGGCCGTCGCCGAGTTCGGCAAGCTGGACATCCTGGTCAACAACGCGGGCATCCTGCGCGACCGCATGGTCTTCTCCATGGCGGAGGAGGAGTGGGACCCGGTGATCAGGGTCCATCTCAAGGGCCACTTCAACACCATCCGTTTCGCCGCCGCACACTGGCGCGAGCGGTCCAAGGCGGCGGGCGGCCCCGTGTACGGGCGGATCGTGAACACCTCGTCGGAGGCGTTCCTGGCGGGATCGGCCGGGCAGCCCAACTACGCGGCCGCGAAGGGCGGGATCGTTGGGCTCACCACCTCCACCGCCCTCGCGCTCGCCAAGTACGGCGTGACCGCCAACGCCATCTGCCCGCGCGCCCGCACCCGCATGACCGAGGACGTCTTCGCGGGCCTCGGCCGGCCGGAGGACGGGCTGGACCCGCTCGCCCCCGAGCATGTCGCCCCGCTCGTCGGCTACTTGGCCTCGCCGGCCGCCGCCCGGGTCAACGGCCAGCTGATCGTCGTACACGGCGGCATGGTGGCGATCGTCGAACGGCCGCAGATCGCCGCCAAGTTCGACAGCAAGCAGGAGACGTTCACCTACGACGAGCTCGACGCGCTGCTCACCCCGCACTACGCGGAGCGGCCGTCGGGGGAGACGTTCGGAGCGGCGGAGGTGCTGGGGCTCAAACGGGGTTGA
- the yaaA gene encoding peroxide stress protein YaaA → MLVLLPPSEGKASSGRGASLKLESLSLPGLTEARAAVLRELVELCRGDEDKARDVLGLSEGLRGEVAKNVELPTAGARPAGEIYTGVLYDALDLASLDAAAKKRAARSLLVFSGLWGAVRVNDRIPSYRCSMGVKLPGLGALGAHWRAPMAEVLPEAAGDGLVLDLRSSAYAAAWKPKGEVAGRTATVRVLHAPTRKVVSHFNKATKGRIVRSLLTAGAAPKDPAALVEALRDLGYEVEVEAPARAGKAWTLDVLVAEIH, encoded by the coding sequence GTGCTTGTCCTGCTGCCGCCTTCCGAAGGGAAGGCCTCGTCCGGTCGGGGTGCCTCGCTGAAGCTGGAGTCGCTGTCCCTGCCGGGACTCACCGAAGCCCGGGCGGCCGTGCTGCGTGAGCTGGTCGAACTGTGCCGCGGCGACGAGGACAAGGCGCGGGACGTCCTCGGGCTGAGTGAGGGGCTGCGGGGGGAGGTCGCGAAGAACGTCGAGCTGCCCACGGCGGGTGCGCGGCCGGCCGGGGAGATCTACACCGGTGTGCTGTACGACGCCCTCGACCTGGCGTCGCTGGACGCCGCGGCGAAGAAGCGGGCCGCTCGGTCGCTGCTGGTGTTCTCGGGGCTGTGGGGCGCGGTCCGCGTCAACGACCGCATCCCCTCCTACCGCTGCTCGATGGGCGTGAAGCTGCCCGGCCTCGGGGCGCTCGGGGCGCACTGGCGGGCGCCGATGGCGGAGGTGCTGCCCGAGGCGGCCGGGGACGGGCTGGTGCTGGATCTGCGGTCGTCGGCGTACGCGGCGGCGTGGAAGCCGAAGGGCGAGGTGGCCGGGCGGACGGCGACGGTACGGGTGCTGCACGCGCCGACCCGGAAGGTCGTCAGCCACTTCAACAAGGCCACGAAGGGGCGGATCGTGCGGAGCCTGCTGACGGCGGGAGCCGCGCCCAAGGATCCGGCCGCGCTGGTGGAGGCCTTGCGGGACCTCGGGTACGAGGTCGAGGTGGAGGCGCCGGCCAGGGCCGGGAAGGCGTGGACGCTGGATGTGCTGGTGGCGGAGATCCACTAG
- a CDS encoding Zn-dependent alcohol dehydrogenase — translation MRAAVLHEIGQDKLEVLDDVEAVGFGPGRVRVRVRATGLCHSDLSAMAGVLPQPGPFVPGHEGAGEILEVGEGVRDLKPGDRVVVCWLPACGACPACRRGQTELCLAGFMNAGTPNFKRPAGDVFGFAGTGTFAEEVVVDAGCAVPIPDDVPFDIAALIGCGVTTGLGAALNTADVEAGSSVAVIGCGGVGISAIQGARLKGAAEIVAVDPVASRRESALRFGATRAVSPDELPDAKQQVTAGEGFDYVFEVVGKSATARTAYDNTRRGGTLVIVGAGAMDDFLQLNMFELFFDEKRILPSMYGGGDVLRSYERTIALWRAGRIDLAGLITHRVPLADINEALDQMRTGAALRTCIEI, via the coding sequence ATGCGCGCAGCCGTACTGCACGAGATCGGCCAGGACAAGCTGGAGGTCCTCGACGACGTCGAGGCGGTGGGCTTCGGGCCCGGCCGGGTGAGGGTCCGGGTGCGGGCCACCGGACTGTGCCACTCGGACCTGTCCGCGATGGCGGGGGTGCTGCCCCAGCCGGGCCCCTTCGTGCCCGGTCACGAGGGCGCCGGCGAGATCCTCGAAGTCGGGGAGGGCGTGCGCGACCTGAAGCCCGGCGACCGGGTCGTCGTCTGCTGGCTGCCCGCCTGCGGTGCCTGTCCCGCCTGCAGGCGCGGCCAGACCGAACTGTGCCTGGCCGGGTTCATGAACGCGGGCACCCCCAACTTCAAGCGCCCCGCCGGGGACGTCTTCGGCTTCGCCGGCACCGGCACCTTCGCCGAGGAGGTCGTGGTCGACGCCGGCTGCGCGGTGCCGATCCCCGACGACGTCCCCTTCGACATCGCCGCCCTCATCGGCTGCGGGGTGACCACGGGACTCGGGGCCGCCCTCAACACCGCCGACGTGGAGGCCGGTTCGTCGGTCGCCGTCATCGGCTGCGGCGGCGTCGGCATCTCCGCGATCCAGGGCGCCCGGCTCAAGGGCGCCGCCGAGATCGTCGCCGTCGACCCGGTCGCCTCGCGCCGCGAGTCCGCGCTCAGGTTCGGTGCCACCAGGGCCGTCTCGCCGGACGAGCTGCCCGACGCCAAACAACAGGTCACCGCCGGCGAGGGCTTCGACTACGTCTTCGAGGTCGTCGGCAAGTCCGCCACCGCCCGCACGGCCTACGACAACACCCGGCGCGGCGGCACCCTGGTCATCGTCGGCGCGGGCGCCATGGACGACTTCCTCCAGCTCAACATGTTCGAGCTGTTCTTCGACGAGAAGCGGATCCTGCCGTCCATGTACGGCGGCGGCGATGTCCTGCGCTCCTACGAGCGGACGATCGCCCTGTGGCGCGCGGGCCGCATCGACCTCGCCGGCCTGATCACCCACCGTGTGCCACTGGCGGACATCAACGAGGCCCTGGACCAGATGCGGACGGGCGCGGCGCTGCGTACGTGCATAGAGATCTGA
- a CDS encoding AraC family ligand binding domain-containing protein, whose product MREQALWTRARLGRGGPPLDLLTARFDRHVYAPHAHDEFTIGVCVAGSEIIDYRGGRIRPTPGSIVVLAPEEMHTGGPAEPGGYAYRALYAGTSLLTDGTLGTDVPHFPDPLLRDPELSAALRLTHTDLAACPDPLEAESRLPWLLTALARRHSTARAASDTVPGAAHIAHAVRDRLADELTAPPSLAALATDLGLSRYQLLRAFRTAMGVPPYAWLAQHRVSRARCLLETGLRPAEVAVLVGFADQAHLTRWFRRVLGVTPAAYRNSVQDRGR is encoded by the coding sequence GTGAGGGAACAGGCCCTGTGGACCAGGGCGCGGCTCGGCCGGGGCGGCCCCCCGCTCGACCTGCTCACCGCCCGCTTCGACCGGCACGTCTACGCCCCGCACGCCCACGACGAGTTCACGATCGGCGTGTGCGTCGCCGGCAGCGAGATCATCGACTACCGCGGCGGCCGCATCCGCCCGACCCCCGGCTCCATCGTCGTACTGGCACCGGAAGAGATGCACACAGGCGGCCCGGCCGAGCCCGGGGGCTACGCCTACCGGGCCCTGTACGCCGGGACGTCCCTGCTGACCGACGGCACCCTGGGCACGGACGTTCCGCATTTCCCGGACCCCCTCCTCCGCGACCCCGAACTGTCCGCCGCCCTACGCCTCACCCACACCGACCTCGCCGCCTGCCCCGACCCCCTGGAGGCCGAGTCCCGCCTCCCCTGGCTCCTGACAGCCCTCGCCCGCCGCCACTCCACGGCCCGCGCGGCGAGCGACACGGTGCCGGGCGCCGCCCACATCGCGCACGCCGTACGCGACCGCCTGGCCGACGAGCTGACAGCCCCACCCTCCCTCGCGGCCCTGGCCACCGACCTGGGTCTCTCCCGCTACCAACTGCTCCGCGCCTTCCGCACGGCGATGGGAGTACCGCCGTACGCCTGGCTCGCCCAGCACCGCGTGAGCAGGGCGCGCTGCCTGCTGGAGACGGGCCTGAGGCCCGCGGAAGTCGCGGTCCTGGTCGGCTTCGCGGACCAGGCGCACCTGACCCGCTGGTTCCGGCGGGTGCTGGGGGTGACTCCGGCGGCGTACCGCAACAGCGTTCAAGACAGGGGTCGGTAG
- a CDS encoding bifunctional RNase H/acid phosphatase, which yields MREFIVEADGGSRGNPGPAGYGAVVIDAATGQTLAEAAEYIGVATNNVAEYRGLVAGLRAAYDLDPTATIHVRMDSKLVVEQMSGRWKIKHPDMKPLAFEAARVFAAPQVTYEWIPREQNKHADRLANEAMDAGKRGEQWSAAASMAELEAADARAARVAQAAGTAAEPEPSGPPGDAAAGAARARAALAEERASAAAEADGGAARADVSSARADVRAARTVAAPSSGWAPADMGAPATFVLLRHGETPLTPQKRFSGSGGTDPALSDVGRDQAERVGAALARRGTIQAVVASPLARTRETAGIVAARLGLEVSVEDGLRETDFGAWEGLTFGEVRERYPEDLNAWLADPEARPTGDGESFAATATRIAATRDKLIAAYAGRTVLLVTHVTPIKTFVRLALGAPPESLFRMELSAASLSAVAYYADGNASVRLFNDTSHLRG from the coding sequence GTGCGGGAGTTCATCGTCGAGGCCGACGGCGGGTCACGGGGCAACCCGGGGCCCGCGGGCTACGGTGCCGTGGTCATCGACGCGGCGACGGGGCAGACGCTGGCCGAGGCGGCCGAGTACATCGGCGTGGCCACGAACAACGTCGCCGAGTACCGGGGTCTGGTGGCCGGCCTGCGCGCCGCGTACGACCTGGACCCCACGGCCACGATCCACGTCCGCATGGACTCCAAGCTCGTCGTCGAGCAGATGTCGGGCCGCTGGAAGATCAAGCACCCCGACATGAAGCCGCTGGCCTTCGAGGCGGCGCGCGTCTTCGCGGCTCCCCAGGTGACGTACGAGTGGATCCCCCGGGAGCAGAACAAGCACGCGGACCGGCTGGCCAACGAGGCGATGGACGCCGGGAAGCGGGGGGAGCAGTGGTCGGCGGCGGCTTCCATGGCGGAGCTGGAGGCGGCTGACGCGAGGGCCGCGAGGGTCGCGCAGGCTGCGGGGACCGCGGCTGAGCCTGAGCCGTCCGGCCCGCCGGGAGACGCCGCCGCGGGCGCGGCGCGGGCGCGTGCGGCGCTGGCCGAAGAGCGGGCCTCCGCGGCCGCCGAGGCCGATGGCGGCGCTGCCCGTGCCGATGTCAGCTCCGCCCGTGCCGATGTCAGGGCCGCCCGCACCGTGGCCGCGCCCTCGTCCGGCTGGGCGCCCGCCGACATGGGCGCGCCCGCCACCTTCGTACTGCTCCGGCACGGCGAGACCCCCCTCACCCCCCAGAAGCGGTTCTCCGGCAGCGGCGGTACCGATCCGGCCCTCTCCGACGTCGGCCGGGACCAGGCCGAGCGCGTCGGTGCGGCCCTCGCCCGGCGCGGCACGATCCAGGCCGTCGTGGCCTCGCCGCTCGCCCGTACCCGGGAGACCGCCGGCATCGTCGCGGCCCGCCTCGGCCTGGAGGTGAGCGTCGAGGACGGTCTGCGCGAGACCGACTTCGGTGCCTGGGAGGGGCTCACCTTCGGAGAGGTGCGCGAGCGTTACCCCGAGGACCTCAACGCCTGGCTGGCCGACCCGGAGGCGCGCCCCACCGGTGACGGCGAGAGCTTCGCGGCGACCGCGACCCGTATCGCCGCCACCCGCGACAAGCTGATCGCGGCCTACGCCGGCCGCACGGTCCTGCTCGTCACGCACGTCACGCCGATCAAGACGTTCGTACGCCTCGCCCTGGGCGCCCCGCCCGAGTCCCTGTTCCGCATGGAACTCTCGGCGGCCTCCCTCTCGGCGGTGGCGTACTACGCCGACGGCAACGCGAGCGTGCGGCTCTTCAATGACACGTCACACCTGCGCGGGTGA
- a CDS encoding Nif3-like dinuclear metal center hexameric protein, with protein MPRLSEVIAALENLWPAERAESWDAVGTVVGDPDQAVSRVLFAVDPVQEIVDEAVKLGADLLVTHHPLYLRGTSTVAASTFKGRVVHTLIKNDIALHVAHTNADTADPGVSDALAGALDLRVVRPLVPDATDPEGRRGLGRICELDHPLTVRELAARAAERLPATAQGIRVAGDPEATVRTVAVSGGSGDSLFDQVRAAGVDAFLTADLRHHPASEAVAHSPLALLDAAHWATEWPWCELAAAQLDEISDRNGWDLRVHVSKTVTDPWTAHAASTHPSPATTLPASASRAPSDSTSGAPN; from the coding sequence GTGCCCCGTCTGTCTGAAGTCATCGCCGCGCTGGAGAACCTGTGGCCCGCCGAGCGGGCCGAGTCCTGGGACGCGGTCGGCACCGTCGTGGGCGACCCCGACCAGGCGGTCTCGCGGGTCCTGTTCGCCGTCGACCCGGTCCAGGAGATCGTCGACGAGGCGGTGAAGCTGGGCGCCGACCTGCTGGTCACCCACCACCCGCTCTACCTGCGCGGTACGTCGACGGTGGCGGCCTCCACCTTCAAGGGCCGGGTCGTCCACACCCTCATCAAGAACGACATCGCGCTGCACGTCGCGCACACCAACGCGGACACGGCCGACCCCGGCGTCAGCGACGCGCTGGCCGGCGCGCTGGACCTGCGGGTCGTACGACCGCTGGTGCCGGACGCGACCGACCCGGAGGGCCGCCGGGGCCTCGGCCGGATCTGCGAACTCGACCACCCGCTCACCGTCCGCGAACTCGCCGCCCGGGCCGCCGAGCGGCTGCCCGCCACCGCGCAGGGCATCCGCGTGGCCGGCGACCCCGAGGCGACGGTCCGCACGGTCGCCGTCAGCGGCGGCTCCGGCGACAGCCTCTTCGACCAGGTACGCGCCGCCGGCGTCGACGCCTTCCTCACCGCGGACCTCCGCCACCACCCGGCGTCCGAGGCCGTCGCCCACAGTCCTCTCGCGCTGCTCGACGCGGCGCACTGGGCCACCGAGTGGCCCTGGTGCGAGCTGGCCGCCGCCCAGCTCGACGAGATCTCCGACCGCAACGGATGGGACCTGCGCGTCCACGTCTCGAAGACGGTCACCGACCCCTGGACCGCCCACGCGGCATCCACCCACCCGTCGCCCGCCACCACCCTTCCCGCGAGCGCTTCGCGCGCCCCTTCTGACTCGACATCTGGAGCCCCCAACTGA